One window from the genome of Clupea harengus chromosome 19, Ch_v2.0.2, whole genome shotgun sequence encodes:
- the fam210aa gene encoding uncharacterized protein C18orf19 homolog A has product MQRYLCARAMRQADALHHLLLGPPSRTSRTLTRPWDPPRLNSSPRYLNTSAAMWTSAPQKASPGGAEQPGKPSEQEEHEIDPLQDKSIGLVQRFKRTFKQYGKVMIPLHLLTSSMWFGTFYYAAMKGVNVVPFLEYIGFPERLIKLLENSQSGYALTAYALYKIATPARYTVTLGGTSLSVKYLRQYGYLSTPPPVKEYLQEKMEETKERLSEKMEETKDRFSEKMEETKDRLSERMEETKGKFSERLQETKDKVSFRKKID; this is encoded by the exons ATGCAGAGGTACTTGTGCGCTAGAGCTATGAGGCAGGCTGATGCCTTGCACCACCTGCTCCTGGGACCCCCCTCCCGAACCAGCAGGACCCTGACCAGACCCTGGGACCCACCCAGGCTGAACTCCAGCCCTCGCTATTTAAACACATCAGCGGCGATGTGGACTTCAGCCCCGCAGAAAGCTAGCCCAGGCGGGGCTGAGCAGCCCGGGAAGCCTTCTGAACAGGAGGAGCATGAAATAGACCCTCTGCAGGACAAGTCCATTGGCTTGGTGCAGAGATTTAAGAGGACCTTCAAGCAATACGGCAAGGTGATGATACCTCTGCACCTCCTGACATCCTCAATGTGGTTTGGGACATTCTACTACGCTGCCATGAA GGGAGTGAATGTAGTGCCATTTCTGGAGTATATTGGATTTCCCGAAAGGCTTATTAAACTTCTAGAAAATTCTCAAAGTGGCTACGCTCTAACTGCATACGCGTTGTACAAG ATTGCCACTCCAGCGAGATACACTGTGACCTTGGGTGGAACGTCACTCTCTGTGAAGTATCTGCGGCAGTATGGctacctctccacccctccgcCAGTCAAAGAATACCTccaggagaagatggaggaaaCAAAAGAGAGGTTATCTGAGAAAATGGAGGAGACCAAGGATCGCTTCTCCGAGAAAATGGAGGAGACCAAGGATCGCTTGTCCGAAAGGATGGAAGAAACCAAGGGGAAGTTCTCCGAGAGACTGCAAGAGACCAAAGACAAAGTGTCTTTTCGTAAGAAAATCGACTAG